TGTATCAAAAACATATAAACCAAAATTTTCTAAAGCTGCTTTAGCTTGTTGTGCTGCTTTTTGCTGTCTAAAATCAACTTTTACTATTACTACTGCATGGTTAACTTTTAAGTTGCTTAATAAATTAGCAAGTTCAACAGTTAATTCTACTGATCTTGCTTTTGCAGTTGTAGGTAAGATAACTAAATCTGAACCATATGCTAAGTGTTTAAGTTCTTCTTGATCGCTACTCGCTTGTCCATCAGTTATTACGATTTCTGATGATCTTGATGCTTTAGCAGCTGAACTGACAGGGAAGACTGGAAATGGAAGATTACCTCTTGAAGAGTATGCTAGTGCTGATCTGTTTTTGTCAGCATCGACTATGCATACTTTTTTCCCTTCAGAATGCCAAACACTTGCAAGGTGAATACTTGTGCAAGTTTTGGCCACTCCTCCTTTTTGTCCGCAAACGGTAATGAACAATTTTTTTTTTATTTCTCTTACTTTGGAGAATAATTTCTTAATGTCAAGAGAAATTGATTTTTAATGCTTTAAAACTTATTTTTTTTGAAATATTTCTAACTCTTCAATATTTTAGATAACCTTATAAAGTGCTTTATTTAAATAGGCTTGTGAAGAAAAGAATTGGACTAGGTACTTGGTCCTGGGGGAATAAACTTTTTTGGAATTATAAATCTACAAATGACGATGATTTACGTGAGACATATAATGAAGCATTGAAAAGAGGTTTTGATCTAATTGATACTGCTGATTCTTACGGTACAGGAAATCTTCAGGGTAGAAGTGAATCATTGATAGGCAAGTTTTTATTAGATACTCCTCCTACAAAAAAAAATAGAATCCAAATAGCAACCAAACTCGCACCTTATCCTTGGAGAATTGGGGATAGAGGTTTTAATAAACCTTTTTTAAAAAGTTTAGAAAGGCTAAATAATAAATTAGACATAGTGCAATTACATTGGTCAACTGCAAAATACAATCCTTGGCAAGAATTAGGGCTTTTGAATAATCTTTGTGATTTAAAAGATCAAGGTTTTGATTTTCAAATCGGCTTATCAAATATAGGTCCTCAAAGATTGAAGCAATTAATTCATTTCTTGGCAAAAAGAGATCAAATGCTAAAAAGCGTTCAAATACAGTTTTCTTTGCTTGCTCCCGATTTAAAAAAACAATATCAGGTAAAAAAAATTTGTGAAGAAAATAATATTGATTTCTTTGCATATAGTCCTTTGTCCTTTGGAATACTTTGTATTGATCCAGATAAAGAAGAAAATAAAGAAAAAAGCTTTATTCGTAATGCTTTATTTGAAAACTATAAAAAACCAACATATGAGTTGCGTAGGTGTCTTAAAAGAATTGCGAATCAAAGATCAGTTTCCCAAGCTCAAGTGGCAATTAATTGGTGTTGTTATCAAGGAACTATTCCACTCGTTGGAATGCGGAAAAAATCTCAAGTTATAGATGTATCGAATGTATTCAAGTGGAATTTAGATAAAAATGAATTTAAAGTAATTCAAGAAGTTTCAAAAAATTGTTTAAAAAAAATGCCTAAAAATCCTTTTTCAAGTATTTAATTAAATTTTTAGGTAGATATCTTCTTATTTTTTTTTATTTGAGAACTAATATTCCATAGTTCATTAGGAAATTTTTCACCAGTGAATCTAATAACTTTAGGTTTGAGATTTATTATCAAGTCATTTAATTTTTTATTAGTTTCCATTTTGCTGGTTTAGATTCTTTATTAAGATAAATTAATTTAAAACTTATTTTCTAAGCATTTATACTTAACAAATTTAAAAAATTCTTTTTAATACAAGAAATTGCAGCAATATTTACATACTAATAAATTATCTACTACAACTTCTTAGTTATTTAAAAAAAGTGGAGTCCTTCCAGACTCCGAGTATCATTTGGTTGATAAGGCTGATATGACCCCATCTCCTTTAGGATCAAGCAGCAACTGGTGCTGTTTGACGGGAGAAACTAACGATTTTGTTAGCGTTTGTGTTTTTGCTCTAACCGAGCCGGCTTCAGTCACCTTCCTTATGCCCCGTCGAAACCATTACAACCCCAAATAGTGGAGTTGAGCGGAATCGAACCGCTGTCCGAAACATCGGTTGAGATCACCTAGTCCAATTGGACATTTATATTCTGACAGGCAAAATGAGTATTGAATAGTTTTTTTTATTAAGTTTTATCGTATATGAATATAGTTGCATCAGCTCCAGAGGGACTAGAGAAATCTTTAGCTGAAGAAATTTCAAATTTAGGTGGTTTTAATATTAATACTTATAAAAGATTTATTAATTTTGAATGTGATTTTGAAACTTTTTATAGAGTTCATTTCTATTCCAGATTAGCTTTTCGTTTTTATAGAGAAATTGCAAGTTTTAACTGCTATGACAAGCAATCTTTATATAAGGGGGTTAGAGATTCATTTAATTGGTTAGATTGGCTGCATTATGAAAAAACGTTTAATGTCCAAGTAACTGGGAGAACATCTTCTTTAAGTCATACACATTTTACTGCTCTTGAAGTTAAAAATTCTATTACTGATTTGCAACAGGCAGTTTGGAATAAAAGATCAAATATTTCTTTAGATGATCCTGATTTCATAATTCATCTACATTTAAATAACAATAAAGCAATTATCAGTCTTCAAAGTAGTGTGGAAAGCTTACACAAAAGAGGTTATAGACCAGCAGTTGGAAATGCCCCATTGAAAGAAAATTTAGCTTCTGGATTGATAAATATGACTCAATGGAATGGAAAAGTCCCTTTAATTGATTTTATGTGCGGCTCAGGAACTTTTTTAATTGAGGCAGTTAACCAATTTCTTGAAGTCCCTGTAAATATTGATCAAGTATATCTTTTTGAGAATTGGTTGGACTTTAGAAAAGATATTTATCTTAATGAAAAAAATAAGGCAAAAAGTAAAATTATAAATTACGAAAAATTACCGAAAATAATAGGTTGCGAAATTAATAGAATGGTATTTGACCAGGCAAAAGTAAACATTACATTGGCGGGACTTGAAAATTATATTGAACTTTTAAATAATGATTTTTTAGAACTTCAATCAAAACTTACACCTGGGATAATTATATGTAATCCTCCATATGGCAAAAAATTGGGCGATGAAAATGAATTGATTTGTTTATATGAACAAATGGGAAACTTCCTGAAGAATAACTTTTCAGGCTGGGAATTTTGGCTTCTAAGTGGAAATCCAAAACTAACAAAATATTTGAAAATGAAATCTTCATTGAAAATTCCCGTTAGTAATGGAGGAATAGATTGTAGATGGATAAAATATTTAATAAGGTAATTTATTTTTTGCCTAAAACGGCCTTTGTTGTCTTGCCTAAACCTTCTAATGTTTGAGGAAGATAAGGTCCTTTGGCTAATTTTCCTCCAAGCTTCAAACTTAAGCCTGCAAGAAATAAATCGATAAATATTATGATTAATAAATTATATTCAATGTTCCAGTTATTATATTTTGTTAGAAAAAGATAAAAAATAATATGGATGCAAATTAGTACTAATAATAGTAATGTGCTTCCAATTGCTAAAAATATTCCACCACTAATTAATCTTCTTTTTTCTCTATCTACTTCTTGAAGAGCTATTCTTACATGCAAATCCATCACTGAACTTGCAATAGCTGAAATTCTTGAAGCCGTATTTGCAAAATTTTTATTTTTTGGTTTTTCCATATTATTTTCTGCCACTGTTTAGGAGAGTTCCTATTAGTAAACCAATACCAGCAGCAATAGCAATAGATAATAGTGGTTTTTTTCTTATTGGACTTTCTATTTTTGGTCTAAGAGTATTATTAAGTTCTTCTAATAACTCTTCTAATTGACTTTCGATAGGTTCAATTTTTTCTGATATCTCCCAATTATTTTCTCGGAGTGTATCAATGATTTCAAATAGTTGGCGTTTAATTCCAACTGCTGAGGTTCCACTATGGGTCGCTATTACTTCAACTAAATCATCAATACTCCCTTTTGTTGCTTCAAGGGTTTGCTGCGCAATTGTAGGCCATTTTTCTTTTATTAAAGGTATTAAACTGTCAATTTTTTCAAGTAACCATTTCTCTGAGATAACTTCTTGTTTAGGAAGTTTAGAGTTATCTTCTTTGTCTTCTACTTCATTGGGAGGGTTGTAAGTCTCCATTATTTAAACTTATTTATTTTAAGATTAGACCCTATTTTCTTAATTTGGAACCCTTATCTAAAGATTTGTGCGATTTATATAGAATAAAAACATATAAAAGTTTATTTACATTTTATTTATCTACTCTGTTCTGCAAGAAGGTTTTGTTAAGCTATTACTGAATTTATAAAATTATTTTAAATTTCATTATGGATATCACATTTGCATCATTAGTTTTTGCATCTCGCACAATCCCTACAGATTTTGGGTTAGTAGCGGCAGCTATCGCGGGAGCAGGAAGTTTGCTATTCATTGCTTTAAGATTTGTCCCTGATGCAAGTAATTAATTAAAAGTAATCACCTTAAATAAAATAAATTTTTATCTCAACTTTGTTTTGAAAATAGATTCGATTTATTTATCAATAAAATAATGAATAATTGGGTCTTGCTTGAACATAAAGTTCCCTCTACTGACTCTTTTGATATTCATTATGATTTTTTAGTTGAAAATGGAATGGATTGTTTAACATGGAAATTTTTAAAACTACCTGTATTTAGTCAAGCTTCTATAGAAATTTTTAAACAGCCAAATCATAGACTTGTATGGCTATCGAGGATAGAATATGAACTTTCTGGGAATAGAGGTTTTGTAAAAAGAATAGATCATGGAAAATATAAAAACGTTTCTGATAAATTGGAATCTGGATTTTTTCGATTCATTTTAGATGGTGAACTTCTTCATGGTTTGGTTGAAATTTCTGGGAATTCTTGTAGATTGACCAAAAATAATTAATATTCATTTATAAATAATCGTAATATTTCTATTGAGAATTTTCGCAAATTAGTTATTCTTATTTAGCTATTGAGACTTGATATTGGTCCATATCAATCAGGTCGAGTTTGAAAATTTTAAATCTTTTGGGGGAAGTGTAAAAATTCCTCTTGAAGAAGGTTTTACAGTGGTCACTGGGCCTAATGGTTCTGGGAAAAGTAATATTTTAGATGGTATTTTATTCTGTTTAGGTTTAGCTAATAGTAGAGGCATGAGGGCAGAAAGATTACCAGATCTAATAAATAACTCTAAAGTTAAAGAGGGTAAGTCATCAGAAACATTTGTATCAGTAAAATTTAATATTCATGATTGGTCTCCTAGAGAGGACCTTCCGCCCTTGGAATTAGAAGAAGACGAAATCGCTCTTAAAAAGGGTCAAAAAGAATGGGTAGTTTCTAGGAAACTAAGGCTTATGCCTGGCGGCTCTTATGCTTCTACATACACTTCTGATGGAAAACAATGTACTTTGCAACAAATACAGAAAATATTAAGGGATATTAGTGTTGATCCTGAGGGAAGCAATGTTGTTATGCAGGGTGATGTAACAAGAATAGTAACAATGAATAATAAGGAGAGAAGAAATATTATTGATGAGCTGGCAGGAGTCGCACTTTTTGATACAAGAATAGAACAAACTAATGCAAAATTAAATGATGTGTTCGAAAGACAAGAAAGGTGTGAAATTTTAGAAAATGAATTGCAATCTAGTAAAAATAAGCTTGAAAAAGAATGTGAAAAAGCAAAGCAATATAAAGAGTTAAAGGCAAAACTACTAAAAATAATGGAATTAGAGAAAGTTCTTATTTTTGATAAACAAGTTAAGCATGTTGAATTTATAGAAAAAAAAGAAACTGAAATTGAAAAAAATAAAATGTTATTTTATAAACAAAAAGAATCTATTAATAGAGAGATATTGGTATTAGAAGAGGCATTAAAAATACTGGTTGATGAGCTAAAGGAGAAAGGAGAGGATAAATTGATAAAAGTTAATTCTGATATTGGAAGTATTAATTCTAGCTTGAGAGAACATGATAGAATCTCAAATTTGAATA
This window of the Prochlorococcus marinus XMU1411 genome carries:
- a CDS encoding AAA family ATPase, which gives rise to MFITVCGQKGGVAKTCTSIHLASVWHSEGKKVCIVDADKNRSALAYSSRGNLPFPVFPVSSAAKASRSSEIVITDGQASSDQEELKHLAYGSDLVILPTTAKARSVELTVELANLLSNLKVNHAVVIVKVDFRQQKAAQQAKAALENFGLYVFDTFIPLLSAFDKAEASGNAVFEAVDDLGRSDPRRMTGWSAYCSIASQIPCLISKPSSDTNKLNNQQPISA
- a CDS encoding DUF883 C-terminal domain-containing protein, which gives rise to METYNPPNEVEDKEDNSKLPKQEVISEKWLLEKIDSLIPLIKEKWPTIAQQTLEATKGSIDDLVEVIATHSGTSAVGIKRQLFEIIDTLRENNWEISEKIEPIESQLEELLEELNNTLRPKIESPIRKKPLLSIAIAAGIGLLIGTLLNSGRK
- a CDS encoding THUMP domain-containing class I SAM-dependent RNA methyltransferase gives rise to the protein MNIVASAPEGLEKSLAEEISNLGGFNINTYKRFINFECDFETFYRVHFYSRLAFRFYREIASFNCYDKQSLYKGVRDSFNWLDWLHYEKTFNVQVTGRTSSLSHTHFTALEVKNSITDLQQAVWNKRSNISLDDPDFIIHLHLNNNKAIISLQSSVESLHKRGYRPAVGNAPLKENLASGLINMTQWNGKVPLIDFMCGSGTFLIEAVNQFLEVPVNIDQVYLFENWLDFRKDIYLNEKNKAKSKIINYEKLPKIIGCEINRMVFDQAKVNITLAGLENYIELLNNDFLELQSKLTPGIIICNPPYGKKLGDENELICLYEQMGNFLKNNFSGWEFWLLSGNPKLTKYLKMKSSLKIPVSNGGIDCRWIKYLIR
- a CDS encoding phage holin family protein — translated: MEKPKNKNFANTASRISAIASSVMDLHVRIALQEVDREKRRLISGGIFLAIGSTLLLLVLICIHIIFYLFLTKYNNWNIEYNLLIIIFIDLFLAGLSLKLGGKLAKGPYLPQTLEGLGKTTKAVLGKK
- a CDS encoding aldo/keto reductase, with translation MKKRIGLGTWSWGNKLFWNYKSTNDDDLRETYNEALKRGFDLIDTADSYGTGNLQGRSESLIGKFLLDTPPTKKNRIQIATKLAPYPWRIGDRGFNKPFLKSLERLNNKLDIVQLHWSTAKYNPWQELGLLNNLCDLKDQGFDFQIGLSNIGPQRLKQLIHFLAKRDQMLKSVQIQFSLLAPDLKKQYQVKKICEENNIDFFAYSPLSFGILCIDPDKEENKEKSFIRNALFENYKKPTYELRRCLKRIANQRSVSQAQVAINWCCYQGTIPLVGMRKKSQVIDVSNVFKWNLDKNEFKVIQEVSKNCLKKMPKNPFSSI